A genome region from Triticum aestivum cultivar Chinese Spring chromosome 2B, IWGSC CS RefSeq v2.1, whole genome shotgun sequence includes the following:
- the LOC123042514 gene encoding uncharacterized protein, translating into MTKRHGPAARVHRVHPLLLLLAAVLLLAATADGIRPGPDDADAKPAVQRARPGQAPGAATATATEEKGFLQEEVYGTGSSLPDCTHACGACKPCNRVMVSFKCSIAEPCPMVYRCMCKGKCYPVPSS; encoded by the exons ATGACGAAGAGGCACGGTCCTGCCGCCCGAGTTCACCGCGTTCAcccccttcttctcctcctcgcggCCGTCTTGCTGCTCGCTGCCACGGCTGATGGCATCAGACCGGGCCCCG ATGATGCTGATGCGAAACCGGCAGTGCAGCGTGCACGGCCGGGGCAGGCGCCtggtgcggcgacggcgacggcgacggaggagAAGGGGTTCCTGCAGGAGGAGGTGTACGGGACGGGGTCGAGCCTGCCGGACTGCACGCACGCGTGCGGCGCCTGCAAGCCGTGCAACCGCGTCATGGTCAGCTTCAAGTGCTCCATCGCCGAGCCCTGCCCCATGGTCTACCGCTGCATGTGCAAGGGCAAGTGCTACCCTGTCCCCTCAAGCTAG